In the genome of Lentimicrobium sp. L6, one region contains:
- a CDS encoding transglutaminase-like domain-containing protein yields MSSTTDETMLKALLHLLDDPDPEVFSEIENRVIEIGPKALPYLRDAAEGKIDQLAENRISTLLNKIQYNKTETSLLSWKKKSDQKLIDAAVILSQYHYPNLSTHDIQNQIDRLKKDVWLELNEEFTPLEKIHILNHVFYKIYNFKGNKTNISHPQNSLLKDLLENRQGNSVILSILYLEVAQSLELPVFGVNLPENFILAYLNSGQLHSESKPLFYINPFNNGIVFTKEDIDTFLGQLDLEPNKEYFEPCNNKATIKRLMNELMQSYELSGDINQSEDFRRLMSKFG; encoded by the coding sequence ATGAGCAGCACAACCGACGAAACAATGTTAAAGGCCTTATTACATCTTTTGGATGATCCAGATCCAGAGGTGTTTTCTGAAATAGAAAATAGAGTAATAGAAATAGGTCCCAAAGCTCTTCCTTATTTAAGGGATGCGGCTGAAGGAAAGATCGACCAACTTGCGGAGAATCGTATTAGCACACTACTTAATAAAATCCAATACAATAAAACGGAGACTTCATTATTAAGCTGGAAGAAAAAATCGGACCAAAAATTGATTGATGCAGCAGTTATACTAAGCCAGTATCACTATCCGAATTTAAGTACTCATGATATCCAAAACCAAATTGACAGACTAAAAAAAGACGTTTGGCTAGAACTTAACGAAGAGTTTACACCTCTTGAAAAGATTCATATCCTGAATCATGTATTCTACAAAATATATAATTTCAAAGGAAATAAAACCAATATCAGCCATCCCCAAAATAGCTTATTAAAAGACCTTCTGGAAAATAGACAAGGTAATTCTGTGATATTAAGTATACTTTATTTAGAAGTTGCTCAAAGCCTTGAACTTCCTGTTTTTGGAGTTAACCTTCCTGAGAATTTCATTCTGGCTTATTTAAACTCTGGTCAGTTGCACAGCGAATCAAAACCTTTATTCTATATTAATCCATTTAATAATGGAATTGTGTTTACTAAAGAAGACATTGATACTTTCTTAGGTCAATTAGATTTGGAACCCAATAAAGAATACTTTGAGCCTTGTAATAATAAAGCCACTATAAAGAGGTTAATGAATGAGCTCATGCAATCTTATGAGCTTTCTGGTGATATAAATCAATCGGAAGATTTTAGACGCTTGATGTCTAAATTTGGTTAG
- a CDS encoding sensor histidine kinase yields the protein MTKDKQHQLEFKLQERIKELECLYDIAQLSIKKATRPLHESLEEAIPIIKKAWQFPEITEVCILFDQKKYKSNQFSEGISFQEAPLIVNEIKRGFLKVSYTEAKPNEQEGPFLSEERSLINTLAQEISSNIERFENKEEKKLLEQKLRHSDRLATLGELIAGIAHELNEPLGSILGFAQLIESENPGNKQLANDISKIIQASLHSREVIRKLMLFSKYDEHESESEMMNINETIANGLYLLETRCKKEDIKIVKLMSDDLPNIQANETQIKQVIVNLMVNAIHAMPNGGQLLLQTTYDKTGIYLIVQDNGTGIAENHLQKVFDPFFTTKEVSTSTGLGLSVVHGIVKSLNGRINVESHLGVGSRFELYFPFKTNHHE from the coding sequence ATGACAAAGGACAAGCAGCATCAACTAGAATTTAAGCTCCAAGAAAGAATAAAAGAATTGGAATGCCTATATGATATTGCACAATTATCTATAAAAAAGGCCACCAGACCGCTACACGAAAGTCTTGAAGAAGCTATTCCTATCATCAAAAAAGCATGGCAATTTCCTGAAATCACTGAGGTTTGTATCCTATTTGACCAAAAAAAATATAAATCCAACCAATTTTCAGAAGGAATTAGTTTTCAAGAAGCTCCACTCATTGTAAATGAGATAAAAAGAGGATTCCTGAAGGTTTCATATACTGAAGCAAAACCAAATGAACAAGAAGGACCTTTCTTATCTGAGGAACGTTCACTTATTAATACACTTGCCCAAGAAATATCATCTAATATAGAACGCTTTGAGAACAAAGAAGAAAAAAAGCTTTTAGAGCAAAAACTACGTCATTCCGATCGCCTAGCTACATTAGGAGAATTGATAGCAGGAATAGCACACGAATTGAATGAGCCTTTGGGGAGTATTTTAGGATTTGCCCAACTTATTGAAAGCGAAAACCCAGGGAATAAGCAATTAGCAAATGATATTTCAAAAATAATACAAGCTTCATTGCATTCACGTGAAGTCATTAGGAAGCTTATGCTATTTTCAAAATATGATGAGCATGAGAGCGAAAGTGAAATGATGAATATTAATGAAACCATTGCCAATGGACTATATTTACTTGAAACCCGCTGCAAAAAAGAGGATATTAAAATTGTAAAGTTAATGTCCGACGACTTGCCAAACATACAGGCCAACGAGACACAAATCAAGCAGGTGATTGTCAACCTAATGGTAAATGCTATTCATGCCATGCCAAATGGAGGACAGCTGTTACTTCAGACTACTTATGATAAAACAGGAATCTACCTAATCGTTCAAGACAATGGCACTGGAATAGCAGAAAATCATTTGCAGAAAGTATTCGACCCCTTTTTTACTACCAAAGAAGTAAGTACAAGCACAGGACTTGGCTTATCTGTTGTACATGGTATTGTTAAATCATTAAATGGCAGAATCAATGTAGAAAGTCATCTTGGGGTAGGATCTCGTTTCGAATTATATTTTCCTTTTAAAACGAACCATCATGAATAG
- the gdhA gene encoding NADP-specific glutamate dehydrogenase, which yields MKYQQKIDAFIFELIKRNPNESVFHQAVYEVAENIIPFIAENKKYQNHLIFERLTDPERVLIFKIIWEDDKGVVQVNRGYRVEMNSSLGPYKGGIRFHSSVGLDSLKFLAFEQVLKNSISTLNFGGSKAGSDFSPFGKSDKEIMRFCYAFMSEIFRYLGSDTDICTDDIGIGTREVGYLIGQYKKLRKQFNGILIGHGQDWSQKTIKPEATGFGLVYFAQEMLLNKGLNIKGKRVAISGFGNIAWGAAKKANDLGAKVISISGPDGFVYMPNGITDDKLDFILQLYKYDSVEPFAEKYNFDFYPNEKPWSIKADIALPCSIQNELLTEDADMLIENEYLLLAEGTNMPCTKEAIKTIHHSGILYAPSKASSAGSMIVSGIESTCNAISDSLTESEIDLKLQEIIKLIHKNCLKYGELETGKINYQKGANIAAFVKIADAMLDQGLV from the coding sequence ATGAAGTATCAACAAAAAATAGATGCATTTATTTTTGAGCTGATTAAACGCAATCCCAACGAAAGTGTATTTCATCAAGCTGTGTACGAAGTAGCAGAGAATATCATTCCCTTTATAGCAGAGAATAAAAAATATCAAAACCATTTAATCTTTGAAAGATTAACAGATCCTGAAAGAGTATTGATATTCAAAATAATTTGGGAAGATGATAAGGGAGTAGTACAAGTAAATCGAGGCTATAGAGTAGAAATGAACTCCAGCTTAGGTCCATATAAAGGAGGAATACGTTTTCACTCCTCTGTTGGCCTCGATTCTTTGAAGTTTTTGGCCTTTGAACAAGTGCTAAAAAACAGTATTTCCACTTTGAATTTTGGCGGAAGTAAAGCAGGTTCCGATTTTAGTCCTTTTGGGAAATCTGACAAAGAGATCATGCGTTTTTGTTATGCTTTTATGTCAGAAATATTTCGATATCTAGGTTCAGATACAGATATATGTACTGATGATATTGGAATTGGAACAAGGGAAGTAGGCTATCTTATTGGCCAATATAAAAAATTAAGAAAACAATTTAACGGTATTTTAATTGGACATGGACAAGACTGGAGTCAAAAAACAATAAAACCTGAAGCTACAGGTTTTGGATTAGTCTACTTTGCACAAGAAATGCTTTTGAATAAAGGTCTAAATATAAAAGGAAAAAGAGTTGCCATATCAGGGTTTGGAAATATAGCATGGGGTGCTGCTAAAAAAGCCAATGATTTAGGTGCAAAAGTAATTAGTATCAGTGGACCAGATGGATTTGTATATATGCCAAATGGAATCACTGATGACAAATTAGATTTTATTCTTCAGCTTTATAAGTATGATAGCGTAGAACCATTTGCCGAAAAATATAATTTCGATTTCTATCCAAATGAAAAACCATGGAGCATCAAAGCTGATATTGCACTTCCTTGCTCTATTCAAAACGAGTTATTAACTGAGGATGCAGATATGCTAATAGAAAATGAGTATCTATTGCTTGCTGAAGGAACCAATATGCCATGCACCAAAGAAGCAATTAAGACCATACACCATTCAGGAATACTATATGCACCTTCAAAAGCCTCCAGTGCAGGAAGTATGATTGTTTCTGGAATAGAATCGACTTGTAATGCTATATCAGACTCCTTAACAGAATCAGAGATCGATTTGAAGCTTCAAGAAATTATTAAGTTAATACATAAAAATTGTCTTAAATATGGAGAATTAGAAACCGGAAAAATCAATTATCAAAAAGGAGCAAATATTGCTGCTTTTGTAAAAATAGCAGATGCCATGCTAGATCAAGGACTAGTATGA
- a CDS encoding GWxTD domain-containing protein has protein sequence MRKSIFTVLFLLPLSFLMAQNLNASLNFAKFYNPELGSYVETYLSVDMNGLKLVKNEEGNYYSQVNLLLMFKRNDSIVDFSKTILTSPVVEDTNDLNLNFLDQQRFFLSNGVYSLDIEFADANLDMEPNKARGSIDLEFNAEKIQMSDVQFIESYTKSTEWKINTKNGYDMVPHVSNYYGDHEEKLTFYTEIYHAKEILGEGEKFLMTAYISETNASTVSNELVIRKRMDAETVNVLLNKFDISNLNSGNYNLVIELRNKNNEILDARKTLFQVNNTLQTFDEQLLAMISGENSFVNKFSDDSLTSLISCVYPIASPSERAFIKNSLPTASEDEKRRFLNYFWKSKDAYDPENAWKTYQIEVIKTNNSFGNKYVPGYATDMGRVYLQYGPPNTIADQEYESGGGRHEGAVPYQIWHYYEIGNQRNGKFVFYNPHLIHKGYTLLHSNVVGEISNTHWQSYLHRDQLQNIDAPDNDRYEGRSGELYNNPR, from the coding sequence ATGAGAAAGTCTATATTTACTGTATTATTCCTATTGCCATTATCATTCTTGATGGCACAGAATTTAAATGCAAGTTTGAACTTTGCTAAATTTTACAACCCTGAATTAGGTTCCTATGTTGAAACCTACTTATCGGTGGATATGAATGGCCTTAAGCTGGTGAAAAATGAAGAGGGTAACTATTATTCTCAAGTGAATCTTTTGTTAATGTTTAAGCGAAATGATAGTATTGTGGATTTTAGTAAAACGATTTTAACTAGTCCTGTGGTTGAAGATACAAATGACTTAAACTTGAATTTTTTAGATCAGCAGCGTTTTTTCTTAAGCAACGGAGTTTACAGCTTAGATATTGAATTTGCAGATGCTAATCTAGACATGGAGCCTAATAAAGCAAGAGGTAGTATTGATCTTGAATTCAATGCCGAAAAAATTCAAATGAGTGATGTGCAATTTATAGAGTCTTATACTAAGAGTACTGAATGGAAGATCAATACCAAAAATGGTTACGATATGGTTCCTCATGTTTCCAATTATTATGGAGACCATGAGGAAAAACTGACTTTCTATACCGAGATTTATCATGCTAAAGAAATATTAGGGGAAGGGGAGAAATTCTTAATGACCGCATATATTTCAGAAACAAATGCCTCAACGGTATCAAATGAACTGGTGATTAGAAAAAGAATGGATGCAGAAACGGTTAATGTTCTTCTAAATAAATTTGATATTTCTAACTTGAATAGTGGAAATTATAATTTGGTTATTGAACTGAGGAACAAAAATAATGAGATTCTAGATGCAAGAAAAACATTATTTCAAGTGAATAATACGCTACAAACATTTGATGAGCAATTGCTAGCTATGATTTCAGGAGAGAATTCGTTTGTGAATAAATTTAGCGATGATTCACTAACAAGCTTAATTAGTTGTGTTTATCCCATAGCAAGCCCTTCAGAAAGAGCCTTTATCAAGAATTCACTTCCTACGGCTAGTGAAGATGAAAAAAGAAGATTTTTAAACTATTTCTGGAAATCCAAGGATGCTTATGACCCTGAAAATGCTTGGAAAACATATCAAATTGAAGTAATTAAAACCAATAATAGTTTTGGAAATAAATACGTTCCAGGTTATGCTACTGATATGGGGAGGGTGTATTTACAGTATGGTCCTCCAAATACCATAGCCGATCAAGAATATGAAAGCGGTGGCGGAAGACATGAAGGTGCTGTTCCTTATCAAATTTGGCATTATTACGAAATTGGGAACCAGAGAAATGGTAAATTTGTTTTCTATAATCCTCATCTTATTCATAAAGGATACACTTTGTTGCATTCAAACGTAGTTGGAGAAATTAGCAATACACATTGGCAATCCTATTTACATCGAGATCAATTGCAAAATATTGATGCTCCCGATAATGATAGATACGAAGGTCGCTCTGGTGAATTATATAATAACCCAAGATAG
- a CDS encoding glycosyltransferase family 2 protein, with protein sequence MLKVAVVILNWNGKSFLQKFLPSVLKNIPYYAELFVADNHSSDDSVEFLKENYPQVHLVINSENGGYAKGYNEGLKQIDAQYYVLLNSDIEVGPNWIEPIVQLMDGDAQIAACQPKILSFHQKQEFEYAGAGGGYIDKYGYPFCRGRIFQEIEEDHQQFDDSIEVFWASGACMFVRAEHYHELGGLDDDFFAHMEEIDFCWRAKNAGYKIFYEGKSVVYHVGGGTLHKSNPKKTYLNFRNNFYLLYKNLEGKRLIPVFFWRLVLDGVAGIKFFIDGDYKDTYAILKAHLKFYCSLPSLYQKRRDLNQNRVSMMYQRNIVYEHFVKKIKKFNSLQKDRFS encoded by the coding sequence ATGTTAAAAGTTGCAGTGGTTATTCTGAATTGGAATGGCAAAAGTTTCCTTCAGAAATTCCTTCCCTCTGTCCTGAAAAATATTCCATACTATGCGGAATTATTTGTAGCTGATAATCACTCATCAGATGACTCTGTAGAATTCTTAAAGGAAAACTATCCTCAAGTTCATTTAGTGATAAACAGTGAAAATGGAGGGTATGCAAAAGGTTATAATGAGGGACTAAAGCAAATAGATGCTCAATATTACGTCCTGTTAAATAGTGATATTGAAGTCGGCCCCAATTGGATAGAGCCTATTGTTCAATTGATGGATGGTGATGCCCAGATAGCAGCTTGTCAACCTAAGATTTTATCCTTTCATCAGAAACAAGAATTTGAATATGCTGGTGCTGGAGGAGGTTATATTGATAAATATGGCTATCCATTTTGTAGAGGACGTATATTTCAAGAGATAGAAGAGGATCACCAACAATTTGATGATTCGATAGAGGTTTTTTGGGCCAGTGGAGCCTGCATGTTTGTGCGTGCAGAACATTATCATGAATTGGGAGGTTTGGACGATGATTTCTTTGCACATATGGAGGAAATCGATTTTTGTTGGCGTGCTAAGAATGCTGGGTATAAGATTTTTTATGAAGGAAAATCGGTAGTTTATCATGTTGGTGGTGGCACATTGCATAAAAGTAATCCTAAAAAAACATATCTTAACTTTAGAAATAATTTTTATCTCTTGTATAAAAATCTAGAGGGTAAAAGACTTATCCCTGTTTTTTTCTGGCGTTTGGTTTTGGATGGAGTCGCAGGGATAAAATTTTTCATTGATGGAGATTATAAAGACACCTATGCCATTCTTAAAGCTCATCTTAAGTTTTACTGTTCACTCCCGTCTTTATATCAAAAGAGGAGGGATCTGAATCAAAATAGGGTTTCGATGATGTATCAGAGAAATATAGTATACGAGCACTTTGTGAAAAAGATCAAAAAATTCAACTCTCTGCAGAAAGACCGTTTTAGTTAA
- a CDS encoding sigma-54 dependent transcriptional regulator, translating into MNRKNKYQILAVDDSLEMLELLRRNLKSCGYNIITVSSVIDATKVLESTEIDLVITDLQMPQINGIELIKHLKENYKNTGILVITGYPSIKNAVETVKLGAYDYLIKSFTRDELINAVEKSLLTVENQKEKEEENHYQIQIDGIIGNSKAMQAIFKDLLKASRIKTTILLNGETGTGKELVARAIHYNSKESTAPFIPVNCGGIPEALLESELFGYLKGAFTGATETRGGFFQAADGGSIFLDEIHNTSMSMQAKLLRVLQEKEINMIGSNHAQKINVRVIAAANVDLFQLVKKKLFREDLYYRLNIIPISIPPLRERDGDINILIRYFSLKYAKENGLKNPRFTDRVLQILNNYDWPGNVRELENIVHRLVVMSDGSKIDVPDLPVMMRHSIQSHNNLNKSLKEVETEHIQMILAYVGGNKTKASEILGIDRKTLRERLKTIENSLNLIQE; encoded by the coding sequence ATGAATAGAAAAAACAAATATCAAATACTAGCTGTTGACGATTCACTAGAAATGCTAGAGCTTCTCAGACGTAATCTAAAATCCTGCGGATATAATATTATTACCGTTTCTTCTGTTATTGATGCCACCAAAGTCTTAGAATCCACCGAAATAGATTTAGTAATTACTGACTTGCAGATGCCTCAGATAAATGGAATTGAATTGATTAAGCATCTGAAAGAAAACTACAAAAACACTGGCATCCTAGTAATAACAGGGTACCCATCGATTAAAAACGCAGTTGAAACGGTTAAATTAGGAGCCTACGATTATTTAATAAAGTCTTTTACAAGAGATGAGTTGATTAATGCAGTAGAGAAATCATTGCTAACTGTAGAAAACCAAAAAGAAAAAGAAGAAGAAAATCATTATCAAATTCAAATCGATGGCATCATTGGTAATTCAAAGGCTATGCAAGCCATTTTCAAAGATTTACTCAAAGCCTCCAGAATAAAAACAACCATACTACTTAATGGAGAAACCGGAACAGGGAAAGAATTAGTAGCTCGCGCTATTCACTATAACAGCAAAGAATCTACTGCTCCATTTATACCTGTTAATTGCGGAGGAATCCCTGAAGCATTATTAGAAAGTGAATTATTTGGATATTTAAAAGGAGCATTCACCGGAGCAACAGAAACCCGTGGAGGCTTCTTTCAAGCAGCTGATGGTGGTAGTATTTTTCTTGATGAGATTCATAATACAAGCATGAGTATGCAAGCCAAGCTCCTGAGAGTATTACAAGAAAAAGAAATCAATATGATTGGCTCCAATCACGCACAAAAAATAAATGTAAGAGTGATTGCTGCAGCTAATGTAGATTTATTCCAATTGGTGAAAAAGAAACTTTTTAGAGAGGATTTATACTATCGCCTAAACATTATCCCTATTAGCATACCTCCCTTAAGAGAACGCGACGGTGATATCAACATTCTAATCAGATATTTCTCACTAAAATACGCCAAAGAAAATGGTCTAAAAAACCCCAGATTTACCGACAGAGTGCTTCAGATATTGAATAATTATGACTGGCCAGGAAATGTCCGCGAATTAGAAAATATTGTTCATCGTTTGGTAGTCATGAGCGATGGCTCGAAAATCGATGTCCCAGATCTTCCTGTAATGATGCGACACTCTATTCAAAGTCATAATAATTTAAATAAAAGCTTAAAAGAGGTGGAAACAGAACATATCCAGATGATTCTAGCATACGTTGGTGGGAATAAAACCAAAGCTTCAGAAATACTAGGTATAGATCGTAAGACACTGAGAGAAAGACTCAAAACCATTGAAAACAGCTTAAATTTAATTCAGGAATAA